The following nucleotide sequence is from Peptostreptococcaceae bacterium.
ATGCCATTTTCAATGCAGTAATTAATAATGATCCGTGATGCTTTGTGAAAATAATCTTTCATAAACAAATGTCGAATTGTGTCGAGGCGATTAAGGTTCTTTGAAGTGAAAGGTCCTTGGTTATTAGTTTTACCCGCTCGAAGTACACCATACAGATAAGCGCGTCGTTTGTTATACCACTGGTTTCGAGCTTTGAGGATGCCACCCTTTACAACAATAGGCTGTACGCCGATGTTGTTAGAGATAGTAGCAAAGTTATTAACGCCGAGGTCGATCCCGATGATATTAGTTGCCTCTTCTGTAAGTAACGGCGGTGCCGTGAGTTCTTTAGCAACTGCAAAAATCAATTCAACTGCATAAAAGTTAGATTCTGGGACTATCCGGGACTCCTTGAATATACCGTTTGGCAGAGAATGGGTGCCCATGTCGAGAGTTAACTTAGTCTTCGGAAAGGTCAAAATATTTCGATCGTTAACGACTTTTAAAGTACAATTTTGATTCGTGAATATTGCAACTTTTCGGCCATTTTTCTTAGCATAATTAGGAATCCTCGGTCGACCTGTAAAGGATGACGGATCTTTTTTATATGCTTTTAACCCCTCGAAGAAGCTTTTCCAATCTTGATACAAAAGTTTTAATGTCTGTTGGTTGACTTGAGCAGGCATAGCGATGTAGTCTGGCTGGCTTGTCAGTTTAAGCATGCCGTCAAGCAAATTAAAACCAAGAAATGACTTTTCTTTGTTTGGAAGCATAAGTTGAGTTGGTTCTTTTTTGCTAAACGGAGTGCCTTCTAAACTAGCTTTTGTTTTCTGTTTATCGAAGGTAGTCAACTTGATGGCATTTAATTTTTCAAGTTGAGCTTCTATCTTTTCAAAAACATCAGTCTCATTTTGATGAAGGGTGCCTGGCTCTTTTTTAAGACCACTGAAGATTTGACGAATATGAAAGTTTCCTACGTTGTACAAGTTTTTGGATGCAAAGCATGCATTGTCACAGAATTGGAATAAGCTATGAGTTTTCTTAATTCGAATTTGAACAGTTCGGTATTCGACATCTTTTTCCATTGCAAAAATGCACCTCCTTAGCAACAGGAACATATGTTCTATTATAACACGAGGCCACTTTTGTTTTCAACTTTTTTAGTGATGCAACAAATTCGATTCACCACCCACCTTCGCCTAGGCTTATATGTGGGCATACTCTCGAAAAAAATGATAGAATGAATATGTAATATTCACACTATTGAAGGAAGAGGAAAAAAATGAGTAAAGATATGAAAAAGGAAATAATCAGCTGGATGCGAACCATAGTGATTTCAATCCTGATGGCAATGCTGATGTTGCAAATTATTCAGCCTACAATCGTTAAAGAAACATCCATGTTGCCGACGCTTG
It contains:
- a CDS encoding transposase, translated to MEKDVEYRTVQIRIKKTHSLFQFCDNACFASKNLYNVGNFHIRQIFSGLKKEPGTLHQNETDVFEKIEAQLEKLNAIKLTTFDKQKTKASLEGTPFSKKEPTQLMLPNKEKSFLGFNLLDGMLKLTSQPDYIAMPAQVNQQTLKLLYQDWKSFFEGLKAYKKDPSSFTGRPRIPNYAKKNGRKVAIFTNQNCTLKVVNDRNILTFPKTKLTLDMGTHSLPNGIFKESRIVPESNFYAVELIFAVAKELTAPPLLTEEATNIIGIDLGVNNFATISNNIGVQPIVVKGGILKARNQWYNKRRAYLYGVLRAGKTNNQGPFTSKNLNRLDTIRHLFMKDYFHKASRIIINYCIENGIDTIVLGKNVGWKQSVHMNRPNKQNFSSIPYEIFIAMLDYKAREVGIRFVLTEESYTSKASFLDRDVMPVYGNKNSVPVFSGKRIKRGLYQAQDGTLINADVNGSFNIIRKVFPNAFTGERDRGYVNSPKSLLVA